A single Crateriforma conspicua DNA region contains:
- a CDS encoding tRNA-queuosine alpha-mannosyltransferase domain-containing protein translates to MPDSAPTILAIDPFHGGSHRVFMQQVRKHSRFDWHVMTDKPVHWKWRTSHSPVSMSNSAQAWIEKHGQPDMVFCTDMLDLAAWAGLMRHSLSAGVPIVAYFHESQFTYPTSPDARVDLHYAYRNLLTALAAGQCWFNSAFHRDTFLRESDRLLAQMPDGRGDYDLEAVASKCRVIYPGFEPPPGDDLPASRTSDDGPIRIGWVSRWEHDKRPDRLVSLCQELQSRGIPFRLVLLGNRPVREPETLRCIRMSYGHYIEHDGFAETSRAYWSMLAKMDVVLSTADHEFFGIAICEAVWAGAVPVLPDRLSYPELFPDACLYSTVDQAADLISRLTSVGFRQSKQAALRRQVERLQARRTVAELDEAIGRVIRSAVDDA, encoded by the coding sequence GTGCCAGATTCCGCACCGACCATTTTGGCGATCGACCCGTTTCATGGCGGCAGTCATCGCGTTTTTATGCAGCAGGTACGCAAGCATAGCCGTTTCGACTGGCATGTGATGACCGACAAACCCGTGCACTGGAAATGGCGAACCAGTCATTCACCGGTTTCCATGTCGAATTCGGCGCAAGCTTGGATCGAAAAACATGGCCAACCCGACATGGTGTTCTGCACCGACATGTTGGATTTGGCCGCGTGGGCCGGACTGATGCGGCATTCGTTGTCTGCCGGCGTGCCGATCGTCGCCTATTTCCACGAAAGTCAGTTCACGTACCCGACGTCGCCCGATGCGCGGGTGGACTTGCACTACGCTTATCGCAACTTGTTGACCGCGTTGGCCGCCGGGCAATGCTGGTTCAATTCCGCCTTTCACCGTGACACATTCCTGCGAGAATCGGACCGCTTGTTGGCTCAAATGCCCGACGGTCGCGGTGACTATGATTTGGAGGCGGTGGCGTCAAAGTGCCGGGTGATTTATCCGGGATTTGAACCTCCGCCAGGTGATGACTTGCCGGCCAGTCGAACATCCGATGATGGTCCGATACGCATCGGGTGGGTGTCACGATGGGAACACGACAAACGTCCGGATCGGCTTGTATCCCTGTGCCAGGAGTTGCAGTCACGCGGAATTCCGTTTCGCTTGGTCTTGTTGGGCAACCGGCCGGTCAGGGAACCCGAGACACTCCGGTGCATCCGCATGTCGTATGGTCACTACATCGAACACGATGGCTTCGCCGAGACATCCCGGGCGTATTGGTCGATGCTGGCAAAGATGGACGTCGTGTTGTCGACGGCGGACCATGAGTTTTTCGGCATCGCGATTTGCGAAGCGGTTTGGGCCGGTGCCGTACCCGTGTTGCCCGATCGTTTGAGCTATCCGGAGCTTTTTCCGGACGCTTGTCTGTATTCGACCGTGGATCAGGCGGCGGACTTGATCAGCCGCTTGACCAGCGTAGGTTTTCGCCAAAGCAAACAGGCGGCTTTGCGGCGGCAAGTCGAACGTTTGCAGGCACGTCGTACCGTGGCGGAACTGGACGAAGCGATCGGTCGCGTGATCCGATCCGCCGTCGACGATGCCTAG
- a CDS encoding type II secretion system F family protein, translating into MLTPMMLASSTMPIILTCVAAFVGVTAVAWLVLGRVSGDDRPTAESRLDILKDPRKTRSQSEGDDKRKKKNEALTAALEKASSPIGDKIAGNEAEMGKLREKMVNAGFRHESAPLIFKFIQLVFSASGLLVGGVTGLVMNGVNSDMIMKLAIGVIIGFGLPNFILNFLANRRKQSIFLGLPDALDLMVVCVEAGLGMDQTLRKVAEEMKKSHKNIGEEFAIANQQLQFGRPRNEVLAALGYRSGVDDLKQLANILIQADKFGSSVSQALRVQSDSMRTKRRQIAEEKAAKTAVKMIFPLVLFIFPGIFVILVGPAAINMSRQMLGN; encoded by the coding sequence ATGTTGACGCCCATGATGCTCGCCAGCTCAACGATGCCCATCATCCTGACCTGCGTTGCCGCGTTTGTCGGTGTGACCGCGGTCGCTTGGCTGGTTCTCGGTCGTGTCAGCGGTGATGATCGGCCGACCGCCGAAAGCCGTTTGGACATCCTGAAGGACCCTCGCAAAACGCGTTCGCAGTCCGAAGGCGACGACAAACGCAAAAAGAAGAACGAAGCGTTGACCGCGGCGTTGGAAAAAGCGTCGTCGCCGATCGGCGACAAGATCGCCGGCAACGAAGCGGAGATGGGCAAGCTTCGCGAAAAGATGGTCAACGCGGGTTTCCGTCACGAATCGGCCCCGCTGATCTTCAAGTTCATCCAGTTGGTCTTTTCCGCGTCGGGCTTGCTGGTCGGCGGCGTGACCGGGCTGGTCATGAACGGCGTGAATTCAGACATGATCATGAAGCTGGCGATCGGTGTGATCATTGGCTTCGGACTGCCCAACTTCATCCTGAACTTCTTGGCCAATCGACGCAAGCAATCGATCTTCCTGGGCCTTCCCGACGCATTGGACTTGATGGTCGTCTGTGTGGAAGCCGGCTTGGGGATGGACCAAACGCTGCGAAAAGTCGCCGAAGAGATGAAGAAGTCGCACAAGAACATCGGCGAAGAATTCGCGATTGCCAACCAGCAACTGCAATTCGGTCGTCCAAGAAATGAAGTGCTGGCGGCATTGGGATACCGCAGCGGTGTGGACGACCTGAAACAGTTGGCCAACATCTTGATCCAAGCCGACAAATTTGGCTCCAGCGTCTCGCAAGCCCTGCGGGTGCAGAGTGATTCGATGCGGACCAAACGGCGGCAGATCGCCGAAGAAAAGGCGGCCAAGACGGCGGTGAAGATGATTTTCCCGCTGGTGCTGTTCATCTTCCCCGGCATCTTCGTGATCCTGGTCGGGCCCGCGGCGATCAACATGTCGCGGCAAATGCTGGGCAACTGA
- a CDS encoding type II secretion system F family protein — MPGTFVIIAAGMFVAALVALVASAVMPNEESSATEDRLATLASRRPGGPDSKDQPSLLVAGSLDDQKVGFKAIFDSMPQLRQYLEQADIEMSPALFAGICGGCFAGGVFVTVVSPLPVLLAPVAGLLIAAIPIGWLLMKRKRRLAKFGKQMPEALELLSRSLRAGHSLNAGFGLVGQEMEAPLSVEFARCFEEQKFGIPLDEAIEDMAARVPNMDLRFFATAIILQRQTGGDLSEILDKIGRLVRERLQIQGQIQALTGEGRMSGAVLLALPPVLFLVMLKLNYDYVMMLFTDPAGRYMLGAALFSQLLGALAIKKIITIKV, encoded by the coding sequence ATGCCTGGAACGTTCGTCATCATTGCCGCGGGCATGTTCGTCGCCGCGTTGGTCGCCCTGGTCGCTTCGGCGGTCATGCCCAACGAAGAAAGCTCGGCTACCGAAGACCGATTGGCCACCTTGGCTTCGCGCCGCCCCGGCGGCCCGGATTCCAAGGACCAGCCGTCGTTGTTGGTGGCCGGATCGTTGGACGACCAAAAGGTCGGCTTCAAAGCAATCTTCGACAGCATGCCGCAATTGCGACAGTACCTGGAACAGGCCGACATTGAAATGTCGCCGGCCCTGTTCGCGGGAATCTGCGGCGGCTGTTTTGCCGGTGGCGTGTTCGTCACGGTCGTTTCACCATTGCCCGTTTTGTTGGCACCGGTGGCGGGTCTGTTGATCGCCGCGATCCCGATCGGATGGCTGTTGATGAAACGCAAACGCCGCCTGGCCAAGTTCGGCAAACAAATGCCGGAGGCTTTGGAACTGCTCAGCCGTTCGCTTCGCGCCGGACACTCGCTGAACGCGGGATTCGGTTTGGTCGGCCAGGAAATGGAAGCCCCGTTGTCGGTGGAATTCGCACGCTGTTTCGAAGAACAAAAGTTCGGCATCCCGCTGGATGAAGCGATTGAAGACATGGCCGCTCGGGTCCCCAACATGGACCTGCGTTTCTTTGCGACGGCGATCATCCTGCAGCGTCAAACCGGGGGCGACCTGAGCGAGATCTTGGACAAGATCGGACGCTTGGTGCGTGAACGTTTACAGATCCAAGGTCAAATCCAAGCGTTGACCGGCGAAGGCCGCATGAGCGGTGCGGTGCTGCTGGCACTGCCTCCGGTGCTTTTCCTTGTCATGCTGAAGCTGAACTACGACTACGTGATGATGTTGTTCACCGATCCCGCCGGTCGCTACATGCTGGGGGCCGCGTTGTTCTCGCAACTGCTGGGTGCTTTGGCCATCAAAAAGATCATCACGATCAAGGTCTAA
- a CDS encoding CpaF family protein yields MATLNQAARPEPNRQEQFEEIKRRIHGKLVDKLDLSRVGDLQGDTLKREIRMVVEHLCDAEDTLLNRQERERIVDEVLDETFGLGPLELILKDPKVSDIMINGPKSIYVEKGGQMQKTEVEFRDNKHLLQIVDRIVSKVGRRVDETCPMVDARMEDGSRFNAIIPPLALDGAAVSIRRFGSNPLKLEDLLNYRAFTPEMVMLLEGCIKSRLNMIIAGGTGSGKTTLLNTLSSFIGSADRIVTIEDAAELQLQQDHVVRLETRPPNIEGNGAVTATDLVKNALRMRPERIIIGECRGGETLDMLQAMNTGHDGSLTTIHANTPRDAIARLETLVMMSGFELPVKAIRQQISGAVDVLIQANRLQGGPRRVTAITEVVGMEGDTIILQDIYRYVQKGVDEDGKAYGHFECTGVRPSFMDRLESSGVRLPASAFRERVIMPA; encoded by the coding sequence ATGGCAACCCTCAATCAGGCTGCACGACCGGAACCGAACCGCCAAGAACAGTTCGAAGAAATCAAACGCCGGATTCACGGCAAGTTGGTCGACAAGTTGGACTTGTCGCGTGTCGGTGACCTTCAAGGCGACACGCTGAAACGTGAAATCCGCATGGTCGTCGAACATTTGTGCGACGCCGAAGACACGTTGCTGAACCGCCAAGAACGCGAGCGGATCGTCGACGAGGTCTTGGATGAAACCTTTGGCCTGGGACCCTTGGAACTGATCCTGAAGGACCCGAAGGTCAGCGACATCATGATCAACGGTCCGAAAAGCATCTACGTCGAAAAGGGCGGACAGATGCAGAAGACCGAAGTGGAATTTCGCGACAACAAACACTTGTTGCAGATCGTCGACCGAATCGTCAGTAAAGTCGGCCGGCGGGTCGACGAAACCTGTCCGATGGTTGACGCCCGGATGGAAGACGGCAGTCGTTTCAACGCGATCATCCCGCCTTTGGCACTGGACGGTGCCGCAGTTTCGATTCGCCGTTTCGGCAGCAACCCGCTGAAACTGGAAGACTTGCTGAACTATCGCGCGTTCACGCCTGAAATGGTCATGCTGCTGGAAGGCTGCATCAAATCACGGCTGAACATGATCATCGCCGGTGGTACCGGTTCGGGTAAAACGACGCTGCTGAACACGCTGTCGTCTTTCATCGGCAGTGCCGACCGGATCGTGACGATCGAGGACGCGGCCGAGTTGCAACTGCAACAAGACCACGTCGTTCGCTTGGAAACACGTCCGCCCAACATCGAAGGCAACGGTGCGGTCACGGCGACGGACTTGGTGAAAAACGCCCTGCGGATGCGTCCCGAACGGATCATCATCGGGGAATGTCGTGGTGGTGAAACGCTGGACATGTTGCAAGCCATGAACACCGGTCACGACGGATCGCTGACGACGATTCACGCCAACACGCCGCGTGATGCGATCGCACGTTTGGAAACGCTGGTGATGATGTCGGGATTCGAATTGCCCGTCAAAGCCATCCGCCAGCAGATCTCCGGTGCGGTCGATGTGCTGATCCAAGCCAACCGCTTGCAGGGCGGTCCACGTCGTGTCACCGCGATCACCGAAGTGGTCGGGATGGAAGGCGACACGATCATCCTGCAAGACATCTATCGGTACGTGCAAAAGGGCGTCGACGAAGACGGCAAAGCGTACGGTCACTTCGAATGCACCGGCGTCCGCCCCAGCTTCATGGACCGCCTGGAATCCAGCGGCGTTCGCTTGCCCGCCAGCGCATTCCGCGAACGGGTCATCATGCCCGCCTAA
- a CDS encoding Gfo/Idh/MocA family protein, which yields MRTAIVGVGFMGWIHYLAYQRSPHAELVGFCSRSEAKRSGDWTSIQGNFGPPGRQIDVSGLTVAEHWQALLEDSGVDVIDVCLPPRMHEEVVVAALDAGKHVLCEKPLALQADTARRLADRGDGRLMVAHILPFHPEFQLLVDAAGDQRWGKPIAGRFKRTIGPPDWIPDFYDATSVGGPLLDLHVHDAHLIRLLFGMPDRVDTASRQHQGVPKLYETVFHFNDSPVVVSCGGGVIDSPARPFTHGFEVSFEKATVRFEFAAYADGQTSIVPLTIMHVDGTVEMPTLGDGDPITAFAAEIDAAAESVRTGKIHPVLDASIAADAIEICQMQAG from the coding sequence ATGCGTACCGCCATCGTCGGCGTCGGATTCATGGGATGGATCCACTACCTGGCCTATCAACGCAGCCCCCACGCCGAACTGGTCGGGTTTTGTTCACGCAGCGAAGCCAAGCGGTCCGGGGACTGGACGTCGATCCAGGGGAATTTTGGCCCGCCCGGACGCCAGATCGATGTCAGCGGATTGACGGTCGCCGAGCACTGGCAAGCGTTGCTGGAGGATTCGGGCGTTGATGTGATCGACGTCTGTTTGCCGCCACGCATGCATGAGGAAGTCGTCGTGGCGGCGCTCGATGCCGGCAAGCATGTCCTGTGTGAAAAACCATTGGCTCTACAGGCGGACACCGCACGGCGATTGGCCGATCGTGGCGACGGCCGATTGATGGTGGCCCACATTTTGCCGTTCCATCCGGAATTTCAGTTGTTGGTCGATGCCGCCGGGGATCAACGTTGGGGCAAGCCGATTGCCGGACGTTTCAAACGGACGATCGGACCGCCGGATTGGATCCCCGATTTCTATGACGCCACCAGCGTCGGCGGGCCTTTGTTGGACTTGCACGTCCATGACGCGCACTTGATCCGGTTGCTGTTCGGCATGCCCGACCGCGTCGACACCGCATCGCGGCAACATCAGGGCGTGCCCAAGCTTTATGAAACCGTGTTCCACTTCAACGATTCGCCCGTTGTCGTTTCGTGCGGCGGGGGAGTCATCGACAGCCCGGCGCGTCCGTTCACCCACGGTTTCGAAGTCAGTTTTGAAAAGGCGACCGTGCGATTCGAATTCGCCGCCTACGCCGACGGTCAAACGTCGATTGTCCCGCTGACCATCATGCACGTCGACGGCACTGTGGAAATGCCGACCCTGGGCGATGGTGATCCGATCACCGCATTCGCCGCGGAAATCGATGCCGCCGCCGAATCGGTTCGCACCGGCAAAATTCATCCGGTCTTGGATGCTAGCATCGCCGCCGACGCGATCGAAATCTGCCAGATGCAGGCGGGATGA
- a CDS encoding GIY-YIG nuclease family protein, whose protein sequence is MDKDVLLGHSPVTDFGIDPLNPHPRRRIEIVGGQRSDELRTQILRNCPRVPGVYGMLCRRGELIYVGKSKSLRSRLLSYFADSNTENKGGRIIESTRAIQWETQPSDFAALLREQQLIRRYSPRWNVQGVPQRQRPVYLCLGRQPAATFFLTAIPPKDCVAVEGPFHGTKRMNVAVDALNKVFRLRDCSQQQVFHFAEQMQLFDLDHRAGCLRLELDTCMGPCAAACTREAYDVQVNAAQSFLDGFNDEPLVKIRDQMERAAENRQYELASRSRDTLKSLEYVNRKLTYLAKARRDYSFVYAASSFDGCSTWYLIRGGEVADVLPAPRNPVEYAELKPKLKVWQATLASGADRGHGRFSETLSVVASWFKKNRGELKRTFAPEQSGRRYFRRSLSSIAS, encoded by the coding sequence GTGGACAAGGACGTATTGCTAGGGCATTCGCCGGTCACCGATTTCGGCATCGATCCGTTGAACCCGCACCCGCGACGTCGGATCGAGATCGTCGGCGGTCAGCGGTCCGACGAATTGCGGACCCAGATTCTGCGGAACTGTCCCCGCGTTCCCGGCGTGTACGGCATGCTTTGCCGACGCGGTGAATTGATCTACGTCGGCAAAAGTAAATCCCTGCGTTCGCGTCTGCTTAGCTATTTCGCCGACAGCAATACAGAGAACAAAGGCGGCCGGATCATCGAATCCACACGCGCGATCCAGTGGGAAACCCAGCCCAGTGATTTCGCCGCTCTGTTGCGCGAACAGCAATTGATCCGACGCTACAGTCCGCGTTGGAACGTCCAGGGGGTCCCCCAGCGTCAGCGTCCGGTCTATCTGTGTTTGGGACGCCAACCGGCGGCGACGTTTTTCTTGACCGCCATCCCGCCGAAAGACTGTGTGGCTGTCGAAGGGCCGTTCCACGGTACGAAGCGAATGAACGTCGCGGTCGATGCGTTGAACAAAGTCTTTCGTCTGCGCGACTGTAGCCAACAACAAGTGTTCCATTTTGCCGAACAAATGCAGTTGTTCGATCTGGATCATCGTGCCGGATGTCTGCGTTTGGAACTGGATACCTGCATGGGACCCTGTGCCGCGGCATGCACGCGCGAAGCCTACGACGTTCAAGTCAATGCGGCCCAAAGTTTTCTGGACGGCTTCAATGACGAACCGCTGGTGAAGATTCGCGACCAGATGGAACGTGCCGCCGAGAACCGGCAGTACGAACTGGCGTCACGCAGCCGAGACACGTTGAAGTCCCTGGAATACGTCAATCGAAAATTGACCTACCTGGCCAAGGCACGCCGTGATTACTCGTTCGTTTACGCGGCGTCCAGTTTTGACGGCTGCAGCACGTGGTACCTGATCCGCGGCGGTGAAGTCGCCGATGTGTTGCCCGCGCCACGCAACCCGGTCGAATACGCGGAATTGAAGCCGAAGTTGAAGGTTTGGCAAGCAACATTGGCCAGTGGTGCGGATCGCGGGCATGGCCGCTTCAGCGAAACGTTGTCCGTGGTCGCGTCGTGGTTCAAAAAGAATCGCGGTGAATTGAAACGAACGTTTGCACCGGAGCAAAGCGGCCGCAGGTATTTTCGTCGCAGCCTGAGTTCGATCGCGTCCTAG
- a CDS encoding transaldolase family protein, translating into MAAPLKSLIDTGTKLYLDSVDPSEVDINLRYGAVGATSNPAIISSIVASGNLDDQIEQMLADGKDDSDIAWALTDRLVTDAEAKFADIHASTNGNAGWVSFELDPLIEDPSLNMDIDQRVQTYIELGKRWSDGHVNRMIKVPATEAGLRALEPLAAAGVTLNVTLIFTDQQYRSAREAIWRGVEGKVDPAKIKSVYSIFISRIDVYTQQQLQLSDRAQGMVGIVNAKRIWQENQQFWADKNLPLQQELIFASTGTKDPNDPPWKYVQALAGSDIQTNPPETNAAVAESDLTFHRTVDEMPDADVLSEIDSAVDMNAMHDVLMAEGIAKFVKPQRALLDLIAKKRSELASAS; encoded by the coding sequence ATGGCTGCACCACTGAAATCACTGATCGACACGGGCACCAAGCTCTATTTGGATTCAGTCGACCCCTCCGAAGTCGACATCAATCTGCGATACGGCGCGGTCGGGGCGACCAGCAATCCGGCCATCATCTCGTCGATCGTGGCCAGCGGAAATCTGGACGACCAAATTGAACAGATGCTGGCCGACGGCAAAGACGACTCCGATATCGCCTGGGCGTTGACCGATCGTCTGGTCACCGACGCGGAAGCCAAGTTTGCCGACATTCATGCGTCGACCAATGGCAACGCGGGCTGGGTCAGTTTTGAACTGGACCCGCTGATCGAAGATCCGTCGCTGAACATGGACATCGATCAACGCGTCCAAACCTACATTGAACTGGGCAAACGCTGGTCCGATGGCCACGTCAATCGCATGATCAAAGTCCCCGCGACCGAGGCCGGATTGCGGGCGTTGGAACCGCTGGCCGCCGCCGGCGTGACGTTGAACGTGACGCTGATCTTCACCGACCAGCAATACCGCAGTGCTCGCGAAGCGATCTGGCGTGGAGTCGAAGGCAAAGTCGATCCGGCCAAAATCAAGTCGGTGTACAGCATCTTCATTTCCCGGATCGATGTTTACACCCAACAGCAATTGCAACTTTCCGACCGAGCCCAAGGCATGGTGGGAATCGTCAACGCGAAACGCATTTGGCAAGAAAACCAACAGTTCTGGGCCGACAAGAACTTGCCGCTGCAACAAGAATTGATCTTTGCCAGCACCGGCACCAAAGATCCCAACGATCCGCCTTGGAAGTACGTCCAAGCTCTCGCCGGCAGCGACATCCAAACCAATCCGCCGGAAACCAACGCCGCGGTCGCCGAAAGCGATCTAACGTTCCACCGAACGGTCGATGAAATGCCCGATGCCGACGTCTTGTCGGAGATCGATTCGGCCGTGGACATGAACGCCATGCACGACGTGCTGATGGCCGAGGGGATCGCAAAGTTCGTCAAACCTCAACGTGCCCTGCTGGATCTGATCGCCAAGAAACGCAGCGAATTGGCATCGGCCAGCTGA